The Haloplanus sp. CK5-1 genome segment CTCATTTTGGAGCGTGCCCGCGCACCGGCCGAGAGTTAGCCTCCCGCACGCGCCGAGGTTTTCGGGTCGTACGTGGTCGGCGTCGGGCCGTCAGTTCGCGGCGCCGGCGCCGTACGTCTCGTCGAGGTAGTCGACGATGTCGTCGCTCTCTGCCATGCCCTCGACGTCGTTGTCGGGGTCGACGAGCACCGGCACGCCGGTCTGACCGCTCACGTCTTCGACCTTCGTCCGCTCCGAGTGGGAGCGTGGCACCTCGTGGGACGTGTACTCGAGACCGAGTTCGTCGAGTTTGGTCTTGACTTTTGCGCAGTACGGACAGCCGGGCAGTTCGTAGAGTTCCAGCGTTGCCATCGTGTCCGCTTGGGTCTCGGAGAACTTGAGGTCGGCGGGCGTGTGCGCGGGGCGCGTCCGGCGACCACGGCGGACGCCCTAC includes the following:
- a CDS encoding glutathione S-transferase N-terminal domain-containing protein; this encodes MATLELYELPGCPYCAKVKTKLDELGLEYTSHEVPRSHSERTKVEDVSGQTGVPVLVDPDNDVEGMAESDDIVDYLDETYGAGAAN